In a genomic window of Chryseobacterium sp. G0162:
- the hemN gene encoding oxygen-independent coproporphyrinogen III oxidase: MNSLIDKYNIPGPRYTSYPTVPYWDDSTFSPEGWKESVIRSFHETNAEEGISIYIHLPFCEALCTFCACHKRITKQHSVEIPYLESVLKEWKLYLELFNEKPKLKELHLGGGTPTFFSPENLKTLLEGIFTTVEIAEHPEFSFEGHPNNTTKEHLQTLYDLGFRRVSFGVQDYDPKVQKAINRIQPFENVKNVTEWAKEIGYRGISHDLVFGLPHQTWEAMEHTIRKTMELKPDRLAFYSYAHVPWVKGVGQRGFDENDLPSGEEKRRLYEDGKKLLQDLGYIEVGMDHFSLEHDDLYQSLIHKKLHRNFMGYTSSNTQLMVGLGMSAISDSWYAFAQNVKTVEEYQTMVEEGKIPVVKGHVLNEEDLIVRRHILNLMCQLETTFTIDNSFPELDNALDMLKEMENDGLVEISGKEIKITEAGRAFTRNVAMVFDLRMMRNKPETRIFSMTI; this comes from the coding sequence ATGAACTCTTTAATAGATAAATATAATATCCCCGGACCCCGTTACACTTCTTATCCTACCGTTCCTTATTGGGATGATTCTACATTTTCACCAGAAGGATGGAAGGAGAGCGTAATCAGGTCATTTCATGAAACGAATGCAGAGGAGGGGATTTCTATTTATATTCATTTGCCTTTCTGCGAGGCGTTATGTACATTCTGTGCATGTCATAAGCGTATTACCAAACAACATAGTGTTGAAATTCCCTATCTGGAAAGTGTTTTAAAGGAATGGAAACTTTACCTGGAGCTTTTTAATGAAAAACCAAAATTAAAGGAATTACACCTTGGTGGTGGTACTCCTACGTTTTTCTCTCCTGAAAATTTAAAAACATTGTTGGAAGGAATTTTTACTACTGTAGAGATTGCAGAACATCCGGAATTTTCATTTGAAGGGCACCCGAATAATACTACGAAGGAACACCTTCAGACTTTATATGATCTTGGTTTCAGAAGAGTGAGCTTCGGTGTTCAGGATTATGATCCTAAAGTACAGAAAGCGATCAACAGAATTCAGCCTTTTGAAAACGTGAAAAATGTAACGGAATGGGCTAAGGAAATTGGTTACAGAGGAATCAGTCACGATTTGGTATTTGGGCTTCCACATCAAACCTGGGAAGCAATGGAACATACCATCAGAAAAACGATGGAGCTGAAGCCGGATAGACTCGCATTTTACTCTTACGCTCATGTTCCATGGGTAAAAGGAGTAGGGCAGAGAGGTTTTGATGAAAATGATCTTCCAAGTGGAGAAGAAAAACGCCGTTTATATGAAGATGGTAAAAAACTGCTTCAGGATTTAGGCTATATTGAGGTAGGAATGGATCACTTCTCTTTAGAGCATGATGATTTATACCAATCTCTAATCCATAAAAAACTTCACAGAAATTTTATGGGGTATACTTCAAGCAATACCCAGCTGATGGTAGGACTTGGAATGTCTGCTATTTCAGATTCTTGGTATGCTTTTGCCCAGAATGTGAAGACGGTAGAAGAATATCAGACGATGGTGGAAGAAGGTAAAATTCCTGTTGTGAAAGGACACGTTCTGAATGAAGAAGATTTGATTGTAAGAAGACATATTTTAAATCTGATGTGTCAACTTGAAACGACTTTTACGATAGACAATTCTTTCCCTGAACTTGATAATGCATTAGATATGCTGAAGGAAATGGAAAATGATGGATTGGTAGAGATTTCAGGTAAAGAAATTAAAATTACAGAAGCGGGGAGAGCTTTCACCCGAAACGTAGCAATGGTTTTCGACCTCAGAATGATGAGAAATAAACCGGAAACGAGAATATTCTCCATGACAATATAA
- a CDS encoding PQQ-dependent sugar dehydrogenase produces the protein MKNLLFTLSIFSSLILNAQSINLEEFATGLTSPVEITNVNDSRIFVVQQNGMIKIIQPNGAINPTNFLNISSKILYGGERGLLGLAFHPQYSTNGYFFVYYNNTAGNVVTARYKVSTTDPNVADPNSEKILLNIPKPFANHNGGSIHFAPDGKLWIITGDGGSSGDPNNNAQNKNSLLGKMLRIDVDAADPVPYNIPSDNPFAGAGVDGADEIWAYGLRNAWKFSFDLSTGNAMIADVGQGAIEEINKMPITQAGINYGWRCYEGNNAYNTTTGCPAQSSMTFPIAVYDHSGGKCSITGGYVYRGTQYPSLQGKYFFADYCSNQIGILGTDNSITWTAAYSGNGFSSFGQDSQKELYVAGVESGKIFKITTGTLGTNENNLSNALKIYPNPASKEIFIDGIKDKNVTLELINAEGRKVLETDKITSGKGIDISGLPSGVYFINLKSGNLKSYSQKLIIK, from the coding sequence ACCGGATTAACTAGCCCGGTAGAGATTACGAATGTCAATGACAGCCGGATATTCGTTGTTCAGCAGAACGGTATGATAAAGATTATCCAACCCAATGGAGCCATTAATCCGACTAACTTTCTGAATATTTCATCAAAAATTCTATATGGAGGGGAAAGAGGACTTTTAGGACTAGCCTTCCATCCACAATACTCAACCAATGGGTATTTTTTTGTGTATTACAATAACACAGCAGGAAATGTTGTAACCGCAAGGTATAAAGTAAGCACCACAGATCCCAATGTAGCAGATCCCAATTCTGAAAAAATCCTACTGAACATTCCCAAACCATTTGCCAACCATAATGGAGGAAGTATTCATTTTGCTCCTGATGGAAAGCTATGGATCATAACAGGAGATGGAGGAAGTAGTGGTGATCCCAATAATAATGCTCAAAACAAGAATTCTCTTCTCGGAAAGATGCTGAGAATAGATGTGGATGCTGCAGATCCGGTTCCATATAATATCCCTTCTGACAATCCTTTTGCAGGAGCAGGAGTTGATGGAGCAGATGAAATTTGGGCATACGGACTTCGAAATGCCTGGAAATTTTCATTTGATCTTTCCACAGGAAATGCTATGATTGCCGACGTAGGCCAGGGAGCTATTGAAGAAATCAACAAAATGCCTATCACACAGGCCGGGATCAATTATGGATGGCGCTGCTATGAAGGAAATAATGCTTATAACACTACAACAGGATGCCCAGCTCAGTCATCAATGACATTTCCTATCGCTGTCTACGATCATTCCGGAGGCAAATGTTCCATCACGGGTGGTTATGTGTACAGAGGAACTCAATATCCTTCACTTCAGGGAAAATATTTCTTTGCAGACTACTGTTCCAATCAAATTGGTATTCTGGGTACTGATAATTCTATCACATGGACAGCTGCCTACAGCGGAAACGGTTTCTCCTCCTTTGGACAAGATTCTCAAAAAGAACTTTATGTAGCAGGAGTGGAGAGCGGGAAAATTTTCAAAATTACAACAGGGACATTAGGTACCAACGAAAACAATCTTTCAAATGCCCTAAAAATTTATCCTAATCCAGCCTCCAAAGAAATCTTTATTGATGGAATCAAAGATAAAAATGTGACACTGGAACTTATCAATGCAGAAGGAAGAAAAGTACTGGAAACAGATAAGATCACAAGTGGTAAAGGCATTGATATTTCCGGTTTACCTTCCGGGGTTTACTTTATCAATCTGAAATCAGGGAATTTAAAGTCTTACAGCCAGAAATTAATCATCAAGTAA